The following nucleotide sequence is from Candidatus Zixiibacteriota bacterium.
GGGATTTCGATGCCGACGAAGCCGACCAAATCGAGGACGGACTCTGTCCGCAGGTCACCGAGGATCTCTGGCGCATCGACTGCATCGGGCCGCATCTGTATTTTCGCCGCAGTTGGACCGGACAGTTGGTGTTCATGACCAACTACCATCGCATCCCCGCCGCGGGCGCGCGCATCACGCGCATCTGGACGCCCGGCGAAGAACCGTTCCGCGACCAAAGCCCCGAGTACATGTCGGCCTATGTGCGGCATCTGCTCGACACGCACCTGCTCAACATCGCCACGCCGTTTCCGATTCCGCCGGGATTCCCCGACGACCGTCAGAAGATCGCGGCGCTGGTCTTTTACTCGGTCGGACGGCGTGGCTGGCTGGCGGAGTATTTTGACAACACCGAGCCATCGACCGGCAGTCAGCCCGTCGTATAAACAGAGCGACGAAAGGATCGTCTGACAATGCCCGGCAAAATCCGCGTCCTCCTCGCCAAGCCCGGCCTCGATGGCCACGACCGTGGAATCAAAGTAATCGCGGCCGCACTACGCGATGCCGGATTTGAGGTGATCTACACCGGTCTGCGCCAGACTCCCGAAATGATCGCCGAGGCGGCGGTTCAGGAAGACGTGAACTTTGTCGGTCTGAGTATCCTCTCGGGCGCGCACATGACGCTCTTCCCCGAGGTCCAACGGCTTCTCAAGGAAAAGGGTGCGGGCGACATCCACCTGTTCGGCGGCGGGATCATCCCCGATCAGGAAGCCGCCGAACTGGAGGCCAAAGGCATCGGCAAGCTCTTCGGCCCCGGCACCGACACCCGTGATATCATCGAGTACATCCGCACGACCGCCCCGCGCCGACGCGAAGAGCCGGTCATGTAAACCACATCTCGCAGAACCCACCGCAGTCGCTGCGAACTCATCGCTGACAAAATCGCCCGCCGGAGCCAGACATCAGGCGGGTCGGCTTGATTTTCCCCTTGGGGCACAATAACATTGCTCCGGACACGACCCCGAACATGACAGGGAGAGGATGAATGAATCGATTTAACGTCGATGACCGTCAACAGGCAATCAGGGACATGGTGGCCGAATATGCCCAAAAAGAGATTGTGCCGTTCGCCATGGAGCTGGACCGGCGTCCCGAACCGCAGGCGTTTCCCTTCGACTACTACCGCAAGCTGGCGGCGCAGGGGTTCATCGGGTACCCGCTGCCGAAAGAATACGGCGGGCTCGGCAAGTCGTGCATCGAATACACCACGCTCTGCGAAGAGCTTAACTTCTGGGATGCGCCATCAGGACTTTTAACTGAAGTCGCCGTCCTCGCCATCGAGCCGATCGTCAACCACGGCAGCGAGGAACAAAAGAAGAAATATGTTCCCAAGTGCGTGACCGGCGAAATTATTCCCGCCTTCGCCCTGACCGAGCCAAATGCGGGTTCCGATGCATCCAACCAGCAGACCGAGGCGGTCATCGACGGCAACGATCACATCATCAACGGCGAGAAGATTTTTATCATGCACGGCGACGTGGCCGACTTGTTCGTCGTCTTCGGCAAAGTCAACGAACCCGGAGTGCGCGACAAAGTCTCGGCGTGGATCATCGAGGACAAAGGCAACAACGGCATCCGCAAGGAGCCGCTGCGATACAAGATGGGCATGCGCGCCGCCACGACCGGTCGCGTCTGGTTCAAAGACGTCCGTGTGCCGCAAAGCGCGATGCTGGGCGAACGCAACAAGGGATTCCGCTATGCAATGACCACCCTCGACTCCGCGCGGATCGGCGTCGCCGCGCAGGGACTGGGCATGGCCGAACGCGCGCTGCATGAATCGGTCGAGTATGCCAAAAAACGGCAGGTCTTCGGCCAGCCATTGGCCGGATTTCAGGCGATCCAGTGGATGATCGCCGACATGCAGACCCGCGTCGAGGCGACACGCGGGCTGGTGTACCGCGCGGCACAACTCAAAGACAAGGACGTCAAGTACACGCTCGACGCCTCGATGGCCAAGCTTTACGCCGCCGAGACCGCAAACTTCTGCGTCGACCGCGCCATGCAGATTCACGCCGGCTATGGTTACATCGGCGAATTCTCAATCATCGAAAAGCTCTACCGCGACCAACGCATCACCGAGATTTACGAAGGTACCTCGGAGATTCAACGTCTCGTTATCGCCGGATCGCTGCTGCGTTGAAATGGCCGGTCGGGCGGGGCAGGACCCATGAGCAGTCCGCGCGTCGAGACCATTTCGGTCGGCGACTGGCAGGTCGTCGCCATCGAGGAACGCCGCTTCGGCATGGACGGTGGCTCCATGTTCGGGGTCGTGCCGCGACTGTTGTGGAGCCGCAAGATTACGCCGGATGAAGAGAACCGCGTGCCGATGCGCGCCAATGTCTTCCTCGTCCGGACCGGCGATGCCAATGTCCTGCTCGACTCGGGACTCGGCAATTGCCTGGCCCCGATGGATCGCAAAATCTACGCACCGTTAGGCGAATCGACACTCGAGGATTCACTGGCCGCACTGGGGCTGTCCGTCGATGAGATCACCCACGTCATCCTCACCCATCTGCACACCGACCATTCCAACGGCGTATTTGCCGGACATCCCGACCGGCCGGATCTGCGATTTCCCCGGGCGCAGCATTTTGTCCAGTCCGATGAATGGGATGATGCGATGCACCCCGACGAACGGTCTGCCCCCGTCTATCACATCGAACGCTTCACACGCCTGATGGACTCCGGGCGCCTGACATTACTGCAGGGCGACCAGCAGGTCATGCACGGCATCAGCGTCGCGAAAACAGGTGGACACACGCGCGGACACCAGGGAGTTCGCGTGACATCGGCCGATGATCGCTTTTTCTACTATGCGGACATTGTGCCGACCCGTTTCCATCTGAAGGAGCCCTGGGTGTCGGCGCTCGATCTGTACCCGGTCGATACGATGAAGGCCAAACGCGCGCTGTTGTCGGAATGTTGCGATACCGACACTGTCTTAGGGATCTGCCACGATACGGAAGTGATGATGGCCCGCATCGTGCGCCACGAGAAGCGGATGGATGCCGCGCCGGTCGACAGCGTCCCGGTCCCCGTCGTCAGATGACCCATCACTCGCCCAGCGATCGTCTGAACCAGATGCGCCAGCAGGCCGTCTCGCCCGGCGGCGCCCGACGCGAAGAATCGCAGCACGCCAAGGGCAAGCTGTTGGCGCGCGAACGCATTGAGCTGCTGGTCGATGAGGGCAGCTTCGAAGAGACCGATCGGTTCGTGACGCACCGTTCGACCGACTTCGGCCTCGACACGCAGCGTCCGCTTGGGGACGGGGTCGTGACCGGATCCGGACGGATCGAAGGGCGAGTGGTGTTCGTGTTCAGTCAGGACTTCACAGTTTTCGGCGGATCGCTCGCCGAGGGCCACGCGCGCAAGATTTGCAAGATCATGGACCTTGCCGTGCGCACCGGCGCGCCGGTCATCGGCCTGAATGATTCCGGCGGCGCGCGCATCCAGGAGGGCGTCGTCTCGCTCGGCGGCTACGCCGACATCTTTCTGCGCAACACGCTCTACTCCGGCGTGATCCCGCAGATATCGCTCATCCTCGGCCCGTGCGCGGGCGGCGCCGTGTACTCGCCCGCGATCACCGATTTTGTCATTATGGCGCAGGGGACCTCCTACATGTTTGTCACCGGCCCCAACGTGGTCAAGACCGTCACTCACGAGGACATCGATCAGGAGGGACTCGGCGGCGCGTCGGTTCATTCGCAAAAAAGCGGGATTGCACATCTGGTCGGCCGCAACGATGCCGAGGCGATCCTGATGACCCGGCGGCTGATGAGCTTTCTTCCGCAGAATAATCTCGATGACCCGCCGCGACGGACCTGCGACGATCCGGTCGACCGTGCCGATGCCGAGCTTGATTCGCTGGTCCCCGTCGATCCGCAGAAGCCCTACGATATCAAAGACGCGATCACCCGCATTGTCGACGACGGCGACTTCTTCGAGTTGCAGCCCGACTACGCCGGCAACATCGTGATCGGTTTCGCGCGTTTGTCGGGACGGTCGGTCGGGATCGTTGCCAATCAACCCGCCGTTCTGGCAGGGGTGTTGGACATCGCTTCATCGCTCAAGGGCGCGCGGTTTGTCCGCTTCTGCGATTGCTTCAACATTCCACTGGTGGTCTTCGAGGACGTGCCCGGTTTCCTGCCCGGTGTGGCGCAGGAGCACGGCGGCATCATCAAGCATGGCGCCAAACTGCTCTATGCATTCTGCGAGGCGACCGTTCCCAAGGTGACCGTGATCACACGCAAGGCCTATGGCGGTGCGTACGACGTCATGAATTCCAAACATGTGCGCGGCGACTATAATGTCGCTTGGCCGACGGCCGAAGTGGCGGTCATGGGTCCCAGGGGCGCGGCCGAAATCATCTTTCGCCACCAGATCGCCGAAGCCGCCGATTCGGTCGCCGAAACCGAGCGTCTCACCGAAGAGTACCGCGCCAAGTTCGCCAATCCATACATCGCCGCCCAATACGGTTATCTCGACGATGTGATCGAACCGGCGGAAACGCGTTTTAAGCTGATCCGCGCGCTGGAATTGTTGTCCACCAAGCGCGACACCAATCCGCCGAAAAAGCACGGCAACATCCCTCTGTAGCGGCGGGAAGGGGCCCATCGAACATGATGCGACGTGTCCTCATCGCCAACCGCGGAGAAATCGCGGTGCGGATCATCCGCGCCTGCCGTCGCGCGCGGATCGAGTCGGTCGCAGTGTTCTCCGAGGCCGACCGTGCCGGACTCCATGTACGTATGGCTGATTTCGCCTATGCCATCGGCCCGGCCAGCCCCGGCGAAAGCTATCTGAACGTTGACCGCATTATCGCCACGGCGCATCAAGCCAGTGCCGATGCCATTCATCCCGGCTACGGTTTCCTCTCGGAAAACGCGGCATTCGCCGAACGAGTGCAGAAGGAAGGGCTCGTCTGGATCGGTCCGCCGCCGTCAGCCATCGCCTTGATGGGAGACAAAG
It contains:
- a CDS encoding cobalamin B12-binding domain-containing protein, whose amino-acid sequence is MPGKIRVLLAKPGLDGHDRGIKVIAAALRDAGFEVIYTGLRQTPEMIAEAAVQEDVNFVGLSILSGAHMTLFPEVQRLLKEKGAGDIHLFGGGIIPDQEAAELEAKGIGKLFGPGTDTRDIIEYIRTTAPRRREEPVM
- a CDS encoding acyl-CoA dehydrogenase family protein, with translation MNRFNVDDRQQAIRDMVAEYAQKEIVPFAMELDRRPEPQAFPFDYYRKLAAQGFIGYPLPKEYGGLGKSCIEYTTLCEELNFWDAPSGLLTEVAVLAIEPIVNHGSEEQKKKYVPKCVTGEIIPAFALTEPNAGSDASNQQTEAVIDGNDHIINGEKIFIMHGDVADLFVVFGKVNEPGVRDKVSAWIIEDKGNNGIRKEPLRYKMGMRAATTGRVWFKDVRVPQSAMLGERNKGFRYAMTTLDSARIGVAAQGLGMAERALHESVEYAKKRQVFGQPLAGFQAIQWMIADMQTRVEATRGLVYRAAQLKDKDVKYTLDASMAKLYAAETANFCVDRAMQIHAGYGYIGEFSIIEKLYRDQRITEIYEGTSEIQRLVIAGSLLR
- a CDS encoding MBL fold metallo-hydrolase; this translates as MSSPRVETISVGDWQVVAIEERRFGMDGGSMFGVVPRLLWSRKITPDEENRVPMRANVFLVRTGDANVLLDSGLGNCLAPMDRKIYAPLGESTLEDSLAALGLSVDEITHVILTHLHTDHSNGVFAGHPDRPDLRFPRAQHFVQSDEWDDAMHPDERSAPVYHIERFTRLMDSGRLTLLQGDQQVMHGISVAKTGGHTRGHQGVRVTSADDRFFYYADIVPTRFHLKEPWVSALDLYPVDTMKAKRALLSECCDTDTVLGICHDTEVMMARIVRHEKRMDAAPVDSVPVPVVR
- a CDS encoding acyl-CoA carboxylase subunit beta, encoding MTHHSPSDRLNQMRQQAVSPGGARREESQHAKGKLLARERIELLVDEGSFEETDRFVTHRSTDFGLDTQRPLGDGVVTGSGRIEGRVVFVFSQDFTVFGGSLAEGHARKICKIMDLAVRTGAPVIGLNDSGGARIQEGVVSLGGYADIFLRNTLYSGVIPQISLILGPCAGGAVYSPAITDFVIMAQGTSYMFVTGPNVVKTVTHEDIDQEGLGGASVHSQKSGIAHLVGRNDAEAILMTRRLMSFLPQNNLDDPPRRTCDDPVDRADAELDSLVPVDPQKPYDIKDAITRIVDDGDFFELQPDYAGNIVIGFARLSGRSVGIVANQPAVLAGVLDIASSLKGARFVRFCDCFNIPLVVFEDVPGFLPGVAQEHGGIIKHGAKLLYAFCEATVPKVTVITRKAYGGAYDVMNSKHVRGDYNVAWPTAEVAVMGPRGAAEIIFRHQIAEAADSVAETERLTEEYRAKFANPYIAAQYGYLDDVIEPAETRFKLIRALELLSTKRDTNPPKKHGNIPL